In the Anastrepha obliqua isolate idAnaObli1 chromosome 1, idAnaObli1_1.0, whole genome shotgun sequence genome, one interval contains:
- the LOC129244869 gene encoding protein arginine N-methyltransferase 1 — MCDDVIMHSGASNKSNSETAAMANNLKHSSDNSATHSATAEEMTSRDYYFDSYAHFGIHEEMLKDEVRTITYRNAMYHNKHLFRGKVVLDVGCGTGILSMFAAKAGAAKVIAVDCSNIVEYARQVVIDNNLQDVISVVKGKIEEIELPPGIEKVDIIISEWMGYCLFYESMLDTVLHARDKWLKPDGMMFPDRGTLYITAIEDRQYKDEKINWWDDVYGFDMSCIRKVAVTEPLVDVVDPKQVVSTSYLVKEVDLYTVKKEDLEFSSPFNLIIKRNDFVQALVTYFNIEFTKCHKRLGFSTSPEATYTHWKQTVFYLDDYLTVKKGEEIVGTFKMKPNERNNRDLDFVIDVHFKGELSDVHEHNTYRMR, encoded by the exons ATG TGTGACGATGTGATAATGCATTCCGGCGCGTCTAACAAGTCGAATAGTGAGACAGCTGCTATGGCTAATAATTTGAAGCATTCGTCGGATAATTCGGCCACACATTCAGCTACTGCAGAAGAAATGACCTCGAGGGACTATTACTTCGATTCATATGCTCATTTCGGCATCCACGAAGAGATGCTTAAAGATGAAGTCCGAACTATAACATACCGGAACGCTATGTATcacaataaacatttattccgaGGCAAA GTCGTCCTTGATGTCGGGTGTGGAACAGGTATATTATCCATGTTCGCAGCTAAAGCTGGAGCAGCGAAAGTCATTGCGGTAGATTGCTCAAATATCGTAGAATATGCTCGTCAAGTAGTCATAGATAATAACCTTCAAGACGTCATCAGTGTTGTAAAAGGCAAAATCGAGGAAATAGAGTTACCTCCAGGTATAGAAAAGGTTGATATAATCATATCAGAATGGATGGG ATATTGCTTATTCTACGAATCGATGCTTGACACAGTTCTGCATGCACGTGACAAATGGCTTAAACCAGATGGTATGATGTTTCCAGACCGCGGTACTTTGTATATAACAGCAATTGAAGACCGTCAGTAtaaagatgaaaaaattaattggtgGGACGATGTGTATGGATTCGATATGAGTTGTATTCGAAAAGTTGCCGTAACAGAGCCGCTTGTCGACGTTGTGGATCCTAAGCAAGTTGTTTCCACATCTTATTTAGTTAAAGAGGTCGATTTGTATACCGTAAAAAAAGAAGACTTGGAATTTTCATCACCGTTCAACCTTATTATCAAGCGAAACGATTTCGTGCAAGCGCTGGTTACGTATTTCAATATAGAGTTTACAAAATGCCATAAACGTCTGGGCTTTAGCACATCCCCTGAGGCTACGTACACCCACTGGAAACAAACAGTATTTTATCTGGATGATTATCTTACAGTAAAAAAAGGAGAAGAGATTGTAGGCACGTTTAAAATGAAACCAAATGAGCGCAATAATCGTGATTTAGACTTTGTAATTGATGTTCATTTTAAAGGCGAGCTTTCAGATGTTCATGAGCATAACACGTATAGGATGCGTTGA